The genomic segment GTTCCTTAAAGGCGTTACGTTCCATTTTTCAAGACTATGCTGAACCCATACCTGCCATTATTGACGCATTAGACCCGGAGAAGATTTACCGAGATGATATTGTAGACCGAGCCCCCTTGGGAAGCCAATGGGGTCAAGGACGAGTTACTTTAATTGGAGATGCGGCACACCCCGTTTTACCGACGTTAGGTCAAGGGGGTTGCATGGCGGTGGAAGATGGGTTTGAATTGGCGAAACAACTGTCTGTTCATACCGGAAGTGCAGATAATGTTTCTGAACTGTTACGAGAATTTGAAGCCCATCGCAGTCAACGAGTCACTCGCGTTTTCAACACCTCCCGACAAATTGCTACATTAGCACAAGCAGATACGGCTATTGGATGTTGGTTGCGAAATTGGATTTACAAACTGACTCCAACTCGGTTGGCGGACTTGCAGTTTAAATGGTTGTTTGATTACCAACCTAAACCATGAGTCTAAAATTAACTCAATTCAGAGTCATTGATTTATTCTGTGGATGTGGGGGATTATCCCTGGGATTACAAAACGCTGGCTTTAATATTGTTGCCGGATTTGATAACTGGAAATTGGCTCTTGATATCTATCAAAAAAATTTTAAACATCCCAGTTTTTTAATGGATTTAGGCAACTTACAGGGCGATTTCTCAAATTTTAAAATGTTTAAGGCCGATATTATTGTTGGGGGCCCTCCCTGTCAAGACTTTTCCAGCGCCGGAAAACGAGATGAAAGTTTAGGGCGAGGAGATTTAACCTTAGTTTTTGCTGAAATTGTAGCTACCATTCAGCCTCAGTTTTTTATCATGGAAAATGTGGCTCGATTTATTAAAACTCAGAAATATAAACAAGCAAAAACTCTTTTAAGATCGGCTAATTATGGGTTAAGTGAAATCATCTTAGATGCAAGTTTATGCGGAGTTCCTCAAATTAGGAAACGTTTTTTTTGGATAGGAGAATTTCAAGGAAAAGATGACCAATTCAAACAAAGTTTAGAAGCCAATTTATCTTCAAAATCATTAACAATCCGAGACTATTTTAACCAAATTAGTAAACCCTTAGATATTGAGCATTATTATCGACACCCCAGAAGTTATCAACGACGTGGAATTTTTAGCATTGATGAACCTAGTCCTACTATTAGAAGTGTGAATAGACCTATTCCTAAAACCTATCAACCTCACCCCGGAGACTCCGCTTTAATTTCCCCGGAAGTTCGTCCCTTAACTACCCTCGAAAGAAGTTATATACAAACTTTTCCAGAGACTTTTATTTTCACCGGAAGTAAAACCCACCTCGAACAAATCATCGCCAATGCTGTCCCTGTAAAATTAGCCGAATATGTCGGTCGCTGCTTAATTCACGATTGTGTTTCTACTGAAGGTATAAAATGTGTCAATTATTAACGCAGAAAAACGATTTGATCTTGATAGGTCAATGATATATAATAACTTAAACATTTTAACTAACCACGAGTAAAAATTCCCACTCCAGTGTATCTATGTTAAAAACACTAAGACTTCAGAAGCGTCACTTTTCTCAACTGATTGTAGCACTTGGAATTTCTCTGTTCGCTTTAATATCGACTTGGGGCATTCCAGTAACCTTCGCTCAAGATGCTTTACCGAGTGCCATTAACCCTGTAACCTCTGTCATTCAGGTCGGAAATCTAATTTCAGCACCTGTTATTGTTGACGGTTACGAGTTATTTCGAGTGGCTATGAAAATTCCCATAGAGGCGGATAAAAAACAAAACAATCCCTCTATTATCCAAAGAGCCAAGCTCATTGAAAATGAAATTCATGGAATTTTAGATAATCGATTGTATGGAGGCAATTTTGCTAAAGGCTTTAATCCTGATACTCTCACCATAACTGTTAAAACAGATAATCAAGGGAATAGCCAGATTTTAGTATCTGATCAGGATCAACTTCAAGAAAGAGTCATTTTCACGGTGACTCCTCAAGATGCAGAATATAATGGTTATTCTGTTCAAGTTTGGTCTGATAAACTAGCAACAATCATTAAAAAAGCTTTAATGCGAGGTTATGAACACCGCCAGCCCGCTTATTTATATCAAGCGAGTTTATGGTCATTGGGTTTAATTTTAGTTTCATCCTTATTGAGTTTTGCGGTTTATTTGCTCCAGAAAAACTTATCCAAAAAGACACAAAATCTAAATGATAAAAAGCAGGAATTAACTTTAGAACAAAATCAGATCACGAATAATCTGACTGATTCTGATGATTCAGCATCAATTTCTGAAATCACTACTAAGCTACAACAGTGGCACACAAGATACAATACCAATCAATTTAAGAAATTGGTTTTAAAACTCATTCAACTTTTAATTTGGGCATTTACTATTTGGAAAATTGCTAGATTATTCCCTCAAACTCGATTTTTTGCCCATTGGATGAGTCGAGATCCTTTGTCTATTTTAATTATTGTAATTCTTGTGGGGATAGCGATCCGAATCAGTACCCTTTTGATTGACTATCTCTTAAAGTCCTTCCAAGATGAACATAGAAACTTTAATCTGAGTTCCACTGCCTCTCAGCGTCAAGAACTCCGTTTTTCTACTTATAGTGTTGTTTTAAAAGGCGTTAGTAAAGCCATCTGGATTTCCATAGGTTTTATTGTTGCTTTAGACTCCCTTGAAATCCCAGTTGCTCCTGTCGTTGCTGGTTTAGGAATTATAGGTTTAGCCTTATCCTTTGGGTCTCAAAATTTGATTCGAGATGTCTTAAATGGAATTTTCACTCTCTTGGAAGATCAGTATGCCGTCGGAGATTATATTACGGTTGGTGAAACATCCGGCTATGTAGAATATATGAACTTACGCATTACTCAAATTCGCGGGAAAGAAGGACGTTTAACCACTCTTCCTAACGGAAGTATTAGTATTGTTCACAATCAAACTAAAGACTGGTCAAGAATTGATTTTAAAACAACAATTACATACCAAACCGACATTGATTTTGCCTTGGATATCATGAAAAAAGTGATTGAAGAAATGGCAAACGAACCCGACTGGCAAAATTCAATTCTGACTCCGGTTCTTTTGACAGGGGTAAGTGATTTAGCAGATGCAGGTGTTGAACTGGAAATGCGAATTAAAACCCGTCCGGGAACGCAATGGACAATTGCTCGTGAATTTCGTCGTCGCTTAAAATTGGCTTTTGAGCAACAAGGAATTGAATTTGGACGGCATGAACAAGCTGTATTCTTACCCGAAGTTGCTCAGTGGTTAAATCAACAATCTGTTAATAACGGGTACACTGATGAATAAACCGGGTTTCTGAATCAAAAATTCTGATTTGATTCTATCCCTAACATCAGAAACTCGGTTTATTAGGTGATTATTATTTTATATTAACTCGAGGAAGCCGATGTTTAAAACCACAGAGAATTTCCCAAGAAATGGTTCCTAATATATTAGCCCAATCGTCAGCCGAAATCGAATAATCTCCATCTTGACCTAATAATGTGACCACTTCTCCCACTTGTAAATCAGGAATATCACTGACATCTAACATGATTTGATCCATTGTAATTGTTCCAATTTGAGTCACCCATTGACCCCGAATTAATACTTTGATCTTATTAGATAGATTTCGAGGAATTCCATCGGCATAACCGATTCCAACAACAGCAATACGAGTTTGTTTTTTCGCAATAAATTGATAGCCATAACTGACTCCTGTGCCAGCTTCAATGGTTTTAACTTGTGTTACCCGTGCTTTAATTTGCATCGCGGGTTTTAAAGTAACAGCCGATTCTAAATGAGGAGCCGGATAAAGACCATAAAGACTTAATCCAATGCGTACCATATCATAATGTAAATTAGCATCTGCTAAGGTCGCGGCGGAATTAGCAATATGTAATACCGGAAATTTCAAATGAGTATCAGATTGCCAATGGTCTCGAATT from the Planktothrix tepida PCC 9214 genome contains:
- a CDS encoding DNA cytosine methyltransferase, which translates into the protein MSLKLTQFRVIDLFCGCGGLSLGLQNAGFNIVAGFDNWKLALDIYQKNFKHPSFLMDLGNLQGDFSNFKMFKADIIVGGPPCQDFSSAGKRDESLGRGDLTLVFAEIVATIQPQFFIMENVARFIKTQKYKQAKTLLRSANYGLSEIILDASLCGVPQIRKRFFWIGEFQGKDDQFKQSLEANLSSKSLTIRDYFNQISKPLDIEHYYRHPRSYQRRGIFSIDEPSPTIRSVNRPIPKTYQPHPGDSALISPEVRPLTTLERSYIQTFPETFIFTGSKTHLEQIIANAVPVKLAEYVGRCLIHDCVSTEGIKCVNY
- a CDS encoding mechanosensitive ion channel family protein: MLKTLRLQKRHFSQLIVALGISLFALISTWGIPVTFAQDALPSAINPVTSVIQVGNLISAPVIVDGYELFRVAMKIPIEADKKQNNPSIIQRAKLIENEIHGILDNRLYGGNFAKGFNPDTLTITVKTDNQGNSQILVSDQDQLQERVIFTVTPQDAEYNGYSVQVWSDKLATIIKKALMRGYEHRQPAYLYQASLWSLGLILVSSLLSFAVYLLQKNLSKKTQNLNDKKQELTLEQNQITNNLTDSDDSASISEITTKLQQWHTRYNTNQFKKLVLKLIQLLIWAFTIWKIARLFPQTRFFAHWMSRDPLSILIIVILVGIAIRISTLLIDYLLKSFQDEHRNFNLSSTASQRQELRFSTYSVVLKGVSKAIWISIGFIVALDSLEIPVAPVVAGLGIIGLALSFGSQNLIRDVLNGIFTLLEDQYAVGDYITVGETSGYVEYMNLRITQIRGKEGRLTTLPNGSISIVHNQTKDWSRIDFKTTITYQTDIDFALDIMKKVIEEMANEPDWQNSILTPVLLTGVSDLADAGVELEMRIKTRPGTQWTIAREFRRRLKLAFEQQGIEFGRHEQAVFLPEVAQWLNQQSVNNGYTDE